One genomic segment of Terrihabitans soli includes these proteins:
- a CDS encoding class I SAM-dependent methyltransferase — protein sequence MVQTRNLAQYAEIHRVRRYGDTGVHKLRVIQPWVKERKPASVLDYGAGQSRLINEINCASLTVRDRYDPAIPAISAIPRERYDLVICTDVFEHLDTEEVPAVLSDIARLANDVIFCIDTRTANAILPNGENAHATVRPPDWWLTKIRGVFPYAEMVGMRHSNVYLKTWRSGFTTHALVSLGRYLVKPVRRD from the coding sequence ATGGTTCAGACTCGAAACCTCGCACAGTACGCGGAAATTCATCGAGTACGCCGATACGGCGACACCGGCGTTCACAAGCTCCGGGTCATCCAGCCTTGGGTTAAAGAACGCAAGCCGGCTTCGGTACTGGATTATGGTGCTGGGCAAAGCCGCCTGATCAACGAAATCAATTGTGCCAGCCTGACTGTTCGCGACCGCTACGACCCAGCAATCCCGGCAATTTCCGCTATCCCTCGCGAACGCTACGACTTAGTGATATGTACAGATGTATTTGAGCATCTCGACACGGAGGAAGTCCCGGCGGTCCTCAGCGACATCGCAAGGCTCGCGAACGATGTCATCTTCTGCATAGATACCCGAACCGCCAACGCAATTCTGCCGAACGGCGAAAACGCGCATGCTACGGTAAGGCCACCGGATTGGTGGCTAACAAAAATCCGCGGAGTATTTCCTTACGCCGAAATGGTCGGCATGCGGCACAGTAATGTTTACCTCAAGACGTGGCGAAGCGGGTTTACGACCCATGCTCTCGTAAGCCTCGGTCGCTATCTTGTAAAACCTGTGCGACGGGATTGA
- a CDS encoding class I SAM-dependent methyltransferase — MGLRSSLGLRKRREELQAPTEWQPAKFEGTRPPNVASVLGGSFERRIDIAKLIRPGWVGIELGVARGEFSEALLANAPLKKLWSVDMWAGDRGHDLWEYLGARLRLLKFGGRSIVLKLRFDEALPRFPDNFFDFIYVDGYAHTGEDEGRTLRDWWPKLKAGGLFAGDDYSPRWPKVMQEVDVFAAEHDLSLMLIEPQSRANSMSKSPSWLAFKSRQDKTP; from the coding sequence ATGGGTTTGCGTAGCTCTTTGGGACTTCGGAAGAGGCGCGAAGAGCTGCAAGCTCCGACTGAATGGCAGCCAGCAAAATTTGAAGGTACCCGGCCTCCGAACGTGGCTTCCGTTCTGGGTGGCTCCTTCGAGCGCCGCATCGACATAGCCAAACTGATCCGCCCGGGCTGGGTCGGCATCGAACTCGGCGTCGCACGTGGCGAATTTTCAGAAGCCCTGCTTGCTAACGCCCCTCTCAAAAAACTCTGGAGCGTCGATATGTGGGCCGGCGATCGTGGGCATGACCTCTGGGAATATTTGGGCGCTCGCCTACGTCTACTGAAATTTGGTGGGCGCAGCATCGTCCTGAAGCTTCGGTTCGACGAAGCGCTGCCGCGCTTCCCTGACAATTTTTTCGATTTTATCTACGTTGACGGCTATGCACACACAGGTGAGGATGAGGGTCGGACGTTGCGCGACTGGTGGCCGAAGCTAAAGGCCGGCGGTCTATTTGCGGGCGACGACTACTCTCCGCGCTGGCCGAAAGTGATGCAGGAGGTCGATGTATTCGCGGCCGAACACGACCTGTCGCTGATGCTGATTGAGCCTCAAAGCCGCGCCAATTCCATGTCGAAAAGCCCGAGCTGGCTCGCCTTCAAAAGCCGTCAGGATAAGACCCCGTAA